The Streptomyces griseiscabiei genome includes a window with the following:
- a CDS encoding phosphate-starvation-inducible PsiE family protein — protein MRPILPKIEGGRVQGLLQLIEDGIHLVVAGLLVLLAGLLTVGVVRDVIRSIQGPYREEAVVLSALDNGLVLFIVAELLHTVRLTIRNQTLDAEPFLVVGLIAGIRKVLIVTAEAEKSFRWNTEGIELLILAGLILVMATAVYVWRRSTRPADYFPLQEMRRSPSPEPSPTPARGS, from the coding sequence CAGCTCATCGAGGACGGCATCCACCTCGTCGTCGCTGGGCTCCTCGTACTGCTCGCGGGGCTTCTGACCGTCGGTGTGGTCCGAGACGTCATCAGGTCGATCCAGGGGCCGTACCGCGAGGAGGCGGTCGTTCTCTCCGCGCTGGACAACGGCCTTGTGCTGTTCATCGTGGCCGAGCTGCTCCACACCGTCCGACTCACCATCAGGAACCAGACCCTCGACGCGGAGCCGTTCCTCGTCGTCGGCCTGATTGCCGGCATCCGCAAGGTGCTCATCGTGACGGCCGAGGCGGAGAAGTCTTTCCGGTGGAACACCGAGGGGATCGAACTGCTCATCCTGGCGGGGCTGATTCTCGTGATGGCGACAGCGGTGTACGTGTGGCGGCGCTCAACGCGGCCCGCGGACTACTTCCCGCTCCAGGAGATGCGGCGCTCCCCGTCTCCGGAGCCGTCACCCACCCCGGCGCGCGGGTCCTGA